A DNA window from Phaeobacter sp. A36a-5a contains the following coding sequences:
- the argE gene encoding acetylornithine deacetylase: protein MIDETTRILSDLIAFPTVSADSNLEMIAYLANRLEDCGASVDVLFDASGQKANLFATLGPDADGGIVLSGHSDVVPVTDQDWISDPFTMVERDGRLYGRGTCDMKGFIAATLAIAPQFAGQIGKRPLHFAFTYDEEVGCVGAGHLVQTLRDREIRPRLALIGEPTSMRIIEGHKGCHEYTTRFQGLEGHGSDPSRGVNAVEYAVRYVSRLLDLRLDLQQRTPPDSRFDPPWTTLNIGALNGGSAHNVIASKAQVDWEMRPVQQADADHVKDTMARYCHDVLLPAMRAVYPEASIDTEVVGEVAGLVPTTRNEARDIMAELLGSKSADLVPFGTEAGLFQALGMDVVVCGPGSIAQAHKADEYLAIDQLGQCLSVLDQLAARLAD, encoded by the coding sequence GTGATTGATGAGACCACCCGGATCCTGTCGGATCTCATTGCCTTTCCAACGGTCTCGGCTGACAGCAATCTGGAGATGATTGCCTATCTTGCCAACCGGCTTGAGGACTGCGGCGCCAGTGTTGATGTGCTGTTTGATGCCAGCGGTCAGAAGGCAAATCTCTTCGCCACGCTTGGCCCGGACGCCGATGGCGGGATCGTGCTGTCAGGCCATAGCGATGTGGTGCCGGTGACCGATCAGGACTGGATCAGTGACCCCTTCACGATGGTGGAGCGCGACGGGCGGCTCTACGGACGCGGCACCTGCGACATGAAAGGTTTCATCGCGGCGACCCTCGCCATAGCGCCGCAGTTCGCCGGGCAGATCGGCAAGCGTCCCCTGCATTTCGCCTTTACCTACGACGAGGAGGTGGGCTGCGTCGGTGCCGGTCATCTGGTTCAGACGCTGCGCGACCGCGAGATCAGGCCACGACTGGCCCTGATCGGTGAACCGACAAGTATGCGCATCATTGAGGGCCACAAAGGCTGCCACGAATACACCACACGTTTTCAGGGACTTGAGGGTCACGGGTCGGATCCGTCACGAGGGGTCAATGCGGTGGAATACGCGGTGCGCTATGTCAGCCGCCTGCTCGATCTGCGCCTGGATTTGCAGCAGCGTACCCCGCCGGACAGTCGATTTGATCCGCCCTGGACCACGCTGAACATCGGTGCGCTCAACGGTGGCAGCGCGCATAATGTCATCGCATCAAAGGCGCAGGTCGATTGGGAGATGCGTCCGGTCCAGCAGGCCGACGCCGACCATGTGAAGGACACGATGGCACGCTATTGCCACGATGTTCTGCTGCCTGCCATGCGCGCGGTCTACCCCGAGGCCAGCATCGACACCGAGGTGGTGGGAGAGGTGGCAGGGCTGGTCCCCACCACGCGGAATGAGGCCCGCGACATCATGGCGGAGCTGCTGGGCAGCAAGAGCGCGGATCTGGTGCCCTTCGGCACCGAGGCGGGCTTGTTTCAGGCGCTGGGTATGGATGTGGTCGTCTGCGGGCCAGGGTCCATCGCGCAGGCGCATAAGGCGGATGAATACCTCGCCATTGACCAGCTCG